A stretch of DNA from Candidatus Thermoplasmatota archaeon:
CCGACAGCTCCCCCAAGGTTGCGATTGGGGACCTGCATTGTATAGACGCATCCACTCATATCTGCTTTGAGAGCGGGGGCACACCTGTGGCGTTCGACAGATGCCTGGCTATGGTCGTACTCGACAACTTCAAAGACGGTTCCTCAAAGAAGAATCAGTTCAGTAATTTGCAGGATGCACTGCAGTTCTGCGGGTCAGTCAAAGGTGTCCGGATTTGCGAGATCTCGGAGTTCTCGGAGTCCCTCAGGGACCTGATTGGCGATGAATCCGCAAGGCGTTCCAAGGCTATGAAGCAAATCGCAGAAGAAGTCGGAGACGAAGAGAGGATAAGAAGGATTGGGGAAATACTGGAATACAACTTCAGCAACGAGGACCTTCTTCTTCGGGCTCTCACGCGCCGGGACCTAGCTGAGAAGCTCACTCAGAAAGGGAAGACAGGGAAGGAGGTCGAACATCAGGAAGCACTCGCTACGCTCGGTGACGCAGTACTGAAGGCTGTGCTCACCGAGCACCTCTTCGACTCGGGCTACGAAGAGAAGGGAGAGATCACTGACAAGAGAATCGATAAGGAGAAGAACGAGTACCTGGCGAGGGCGGGTGCGGTCCATGATCTCACGCAGCTGATGAAGACAACACCGGGAGAACGGAAGTCAGGTGCGGACAGAAGCGAGAAAGCATTGGCAACGACGGTTGAGGCACTGATTGGTGCGACCTATCGCGACGGCAACTTCCATGAATCCAAGAAGGCCACAAAGAGACTACTGATGATTCGATAAGCCCCCCTCCCACTATCGCTGCATGGTCATGATGAGCTGTGAGTTCTGCAGCAGGTAATTCCGTATCGCGTGGACGAGCATGTGGTCGTTCAGCTGCGTGGCGAAGTTCACGTAGCCCTCGCTGACCTATCTCCTGTCCCCGGTCC
This window harbors:
- a CDS encoding ribonuclease III domain-containing protein; protein product: MMGKQGDMHERMCEEIVQTLLKRPFKVDSIYLSHRCGEIERKNPGRVALYRLKDDSEKKGRVNKVKEPDITVRRDGALLFIEVETDSSPKVAIGDLHCIDASTHICFESGGTPVAFDRCLAMVVLDNFKDGSSKKNQFSNLQDALQFCGSVKGVRICEISEFSESLRDLIGDESARRSKAMKQIAEEVGDEERIRRIGEILEYNFSNEDLLLRALTRRDLAEKLTQKGKTGKEVEHQEALATLGDAVLKAVLTEHLFDSGYEEKGEITDKRIDKEKNEYLARAGAVHDLTQLMKTTPGERKSGADRSEKALATTVEALIGATYRDGNFHESKKATKRLLMIR